A window from Dioscorea cayenensis subsp. rotundata cultivar TDr96_F1 chromosome 10, TDr96_F1_v2_PseudoChromosome.rev07_lg8_w22 25.fasta, whole genome shotgun sequence encodes these proteins:
- the LOC120270440 gene encoding alcohol dehydrogenase 1-like, whose product MSSTAGQVIRCRAAVAWEAGKALVIEEVDVAPPQAMEVRLKILYTSVCRSDIYFWEAKGQIPLFPRIFGHEAAGIVESVGDGVTDLKPGDHVIPVPSGECKECIHCKSKESNICDLLRVNLGRGVMISDGQSRFSINGKPIYHFVGTSTYSEYTVVHVGCVAKINPLAPLDKVCILGCGISSGLGAVFECSKNHQRDHQLLFFGLGAVGLAAAEGARISGASRIIGVDVNPKKFDHAKNFGVSEFVNPKDHDKPVQEVIAEMTGGGVDRSIECTGDVDAMISAFECVHDGWGVAVLVGVPHKDAVFKTHPMNLLHQRTLKGTLFGNYKPRTDLPAIVEKYMNKELVLEKFITHEVPFAEINKAYEFMLNGDSLRCIIRMDG is encoded by the exons ATGTCAAGCACTGCAGGTCAAGTGATTAGATGCAGAG CTGCCGTTGCATGGGAAGCAGGGAAGGCATTAGTGATTGAAGAGGTTGATGTGGCTCCTCCTCAAGCAATGGAAGTTCGCCTTAAAATACTCTATACCTCTGTCTGTCgtagtgatatttatttttgggaagCTAAG GGCCAAATACCATTATTTCCTCGTATTTTTGGGCATGAAGCTGCAgg AATTGTTGAGAGTGTTGGAGATGGAGTTACTGATCTTAAACCCGGTGATCATGTCATTCCGGTGCCCAGCGGAGAATGTAAGGAGTGTATACATTGTAAGTCCAAGGAGAGCAACATATGTGATCTTCTCAGGGTAAACTTAGGCCGGGGAGTGATGATCAGTGATGGGCAATCCAggttctccattaatggaaaaCCGATATACCATTTTGTCGGAACATCGACATACAGTGAGTACACTGTTGTTCATGTTGGTTGTGTTGCAAAGATCAACCCTTTGGCTCCTCTTGATAAAGTTTGCATTCTTGGTTGTGGCATTTCATCAG gTCTTGGTGCTGTTTTTGAATGTAGCAAAAACCACCAAAGGGATCATCAGTTGCTGTTTTTCGGCCTTGGAGCTGTTGGACTTGCG GCCGCCGAAGGGGCGAGGATTTCAGGGGCTTCGAGAATTATCGGTGTTGATGTGAACCCGAAAAAATTCGATCATG CAAAAAATTTCGGTGTCAGCGAGTTTGTAAACCCAAAAGATCATGATAAACCTGTTCAAGAGGTTATTGCCGAGATGACAGGTGGGGGAGTTGATCGGAGTATTGAGTGCACCGGTGATGTTGATGCAATGATATCTGCATTTGAATGTGTTCATGAT GGTTGGGGTGTTGCTGTTCTGGTTGGAGTGCCGCACAAAGACGCCGTCTTTAAGACACATCCTATGAATCTGCTGCATCAGAGGACACTTAAAGGAACCCTCTTTGGAAACTATAAACCGCGAACCGATCTTCCTGCTATAGTGGAGAAGTATATGAACAAG GAGCTAGTACTGGAGAAATTCATCACTCATGAAGTGCCATTCGCCGAGATCAACAAGGCTTACGAGTTTATGCTCAATGGTGATAGTCTCCGCTGCATCATTCGCATGGATGGTTGA
- the LOC120270011 gene encoding LOW QUALITY PROTEIN: O-fucosyltransferase 38-like (The sequence of the model RefSeq protein was modified relative to this genomic sequence to represent the inferred CDS: inserted 1 base in 1 codon): protein MANTRASSSSLDPLCSRFLSPSPISVYVLLLLVFSTVVVFFSHRQIAQVSHQPFVSELPPVLEDKHLWDSSHGYGYKQCIKPTHRYKPPQDVNRYLTVRSNGGLNQMRTGICDMVAVARIMNATLVIPELDKRSFWQDSSTFSDIFDENHFINALQGDIHIVRELPKELASLPRARKHFTSWASASYYEEVSHLFKDYKVIHVPKSDSRLANNDLPIDIQRLRCRALYHALQFSAPIQDLGKKLVERLKSHGRYIALHLRYEKDMLSFTGCTYGLNDSEAEMLTALRENTKHWKLKKINSTEQRIGGFCPLTPKEVGIFLQALGYPPATYIYIAAGEIFGGDTYLSDLRSRFPNLVFKETLATAEEXEKFVSHASQAAAIDYIISVESDVFVPSYTGNMARAVEGHRRYLDHRKTINPDRKGLVELFDKMENGELKESSTLSPLVTRMHKSRQGSPRKRYGSLPGMKGRNRLRTEESFYENPLPECICRN from the exons ATGGCGAACACGAGggcctcttcctcctctttgGATCCCCTTTGTTCCCGATTTCTCTCTCCTTCTCCGATCTCCGTGTATGTCTTGCTCCTCCTCGTCTTCTCCACCGTCGTCGTCTTCTTTTCTCATCGCCAGATCGCCCAAGTTAGCCACCAGCCGTTTGTCTCTGAACTGCCTCCCGTG CTTGAAGATAAGCATTTGTGGGATTCTTCTCATGGCTATGGTTACAAGCAATGTATCAAACCTACTCATAGATATAAAC CTCCTCAAGACGTGAATCGCTATCTTACTGTTAGAAGTAATGGAGGACTCAACCAAATGCGCACTGGA ATATGTGATATGGTTGCTGTAGCTCGCATAATGAATGCAACACTTGTAATTCCTGAATTGGATAAGCGGTCTTTTTGGCAAGACTCAAG CACCTTTTCAGACATCTTTGATGAAAATCATTTCATCAATGCCTTGCAAGGAGACATTCATATTGTTCGGGAGTTGCCTAAGGAGTTGGCATCACTTCCAAGGGCCCGCAAGCACTTCACTTCATGGGCAAGTGCAAGCTATTACGAGGAGGTGTCACATCTGTTCAAGGATTATAAG GTAATTCATGTGCCAAAGTCTGACTCAAGACTAGCAAACAATGACCTTCCTATTGACATTCAAAGGTTGCGGTGCCGTGCTTTATATCATGCACTCCAGTTTTCAGCTCCAATTCAGGACCTGGGGAAG AAGCTTGTGGAGCGGCTGAAATCACACGGACGATATATCGCGCTGCATCTTCGCTATGAGAAAGATATGCTTTCTTTTACTGGATGTACTTATGGCCTCAACGATTCCGAAGCTGAAATGCTGACTGCTTTGAG GGAGAATACGAAACATtggaaattaaagaaaataaactcaacCGAACAGAGAATAGGAGGCTTTTGTCCTTTGACCCCCAAAGAGGTTGGGATCTTTTTGCAAGCTTTGGGATACCCTCCAGCCACCTATATCTATATAGCGGCGGGTGAAATATTCGGTGGAGACACTTATCTCTCAGACTTGCGATCTCGCTTCCCTAACTTGGTTTTCAAG GAGACATTAGCGACAGCAGAAG TTGAAAAATTTGTCAGTCATGCATCTCAGGCTGCGGCTATTGATTATATAATATCAGTCGAAAGTGATGTATTTGTTCCATCGTATACCGGCAACATGGCAAGAGCTGTTGAGGGACATCGGAGATATCTCGATCACCGGAAGACAATCAACCCAGATAG GAAAGGATTAGTGGAACTCTTTGACAAGATGGAAAATGGAGAGCTGAAAGAAAGTTCGACTTTATCGCCACTTGTAACTCGAATGCATAAATCAAG ACAAGGATCTCCAAGGAAACGATATGGTTCTCTACCAGGAATGAAAGGAAGAAACCGTCTTAGGACTGAAGAATCTTTCTATGAAAATCCACTTCCCGAATGCATTTGCCGTAATTGA